In one Cercospora beticola chromosome 1, complete sequence genomic region, the following are encoded:
- the TIF32 gene encoding eukaryotic translation initiation factor 3 subunit A (BUSCO:EOG0926112A) — translation MPPPPHTRPENVLKRAQELIGVDQKQAALSILHEHVTSKRTRNSTIAALEPVMLLFVELCVELRKGKSAKDGLYNYKNTSQNTNVATIELVFRHFIELAEKRVTEAQAKADEVSAQGAASGDGEAADSTLANVTDLEAMETPESILLSTVSGEHSKDRTDRAIVTPWLKFLWETYRTVLDIFKNNARLEVMYQTTAHQAFQFCQKYTRKTEFRRLCELLRNHLQNAAKYSQQVHAINLSDPETLQRHLDTRFMQLNVAVELELWQEAFKSVEDIHTLLSLSKRQPKNSMMANYYEKLTRIFLVSENYLFHAASWSRYYNLLNLSARQVAAGAAKKDNPSNISDTDLSKAASFVLLSALSIPVISTSRSRGALIDVDAARNTKNVRLTNLLGMNSPPSRAILFKDALNKDILQRARPEIRDLYNILETDFHPKSICEKVSPILSQIGADEEMKRYVLPLQQVILTRLFQQLSQVYTDVKLEDVLALARFPDPFQVSAATIEKFIMNGCKKGDLSIRIDHSTGILTFDSDVFSSAKAMHPGSGAGSAEADASSVQRLQSTPAEIVRSQLSRLSKALYIAAQYVDPSFNEDRQKSRLAALKRAEAGAEKEHADLLARREIIQKKKETAANVQLARQREEEQKRRARQQELQAAETERLAQETREREERRLQAERKKVQREEAEKQLQELKKGVKGVDISELDIDNLDTGKIRMLKLQALEREKNEIGDKVRIAGKRIDHLERAYRKEEIKHLADDYAKQREHDYKAWEDSKNETLEAAQEKHKQEVALKHRLSRLVGPYEGFKRTITEQRHADFEKRRKAAERELNAAMDKRRREVREARANAKRRAEEEERARREEEERARIEEEEAARAAEEKRIKDAEAKADAERRRQERAEAAKKQMEREEEAERRRLERKQGGAAAGAGAASRTFERRAEPGPEPIASSGPPRLALAGNKPSWREREAMKTAQGGAPASETAAPAEERAPAEATQPKRSGYIPPALRGKAPGSDSASPAAEPKTERWQPRPRPAEGEREPAGDRWASRRQGETPRGDTPPAPAGGAYKPPSQRTGGAYRPPGAR, via the coding sequence atgccgcctccgccgcaCACGAGGCCGGAGAACGTCCTCAAGCGCGCCCAGGAACTCATCGGCGTCGACCAGAAGCAGGCCGCCCTGTCCATCCTCCACGAACATGTCACCTCGAAGCGGACTCGAAACAGCACCATTGCCGCGCTGGAGCCGGTAATGCTCCTGTTTGTTGAGCTGTGTGTCGAGCTGCGAAAAGGCAAGTCGGCCAAGGATGGTCTGTACAACTACAAGAACACCAGCCAGAATACAAATGTTGCCACCATTGAGCTCGTGTTCCGACACTTTATCGAGCTGGCCGAGAAGAGAGTGACGGAAGCCCAAGCGAAGGCGGATGAGGTCTCAGCGCAGGGCGCCGcgtctggcgatggcgaggcgGCGGACAGCACGTTGGCCAATGTCACCGACTTGGAGGCCATGGAAACCCCAGAGTCCATCCTGCTGTCTACTGTATCGGGCGAGCATTCCAAGGACCGCACCGATCGTGCTATAGTGACCCCATGGTTGAAGTTCCTTTGGGAGACTTACCGCACAGTCCTGGACATCTTCAAGAACAATGCTCGACTTGAAGTCATGTACCAGACCACCGCTCACCAGGCCTTTCAATTCTGTCAAAAGTACACGAGGAAGACAGAGTTCCGTCGTCTCTGTGAACTTCTTCGCAACCATCTGCAGAACGCGGCCAAGTATTCCCAGCAGGTGCATGCTATCAACCTGAGCGATCCAGAAACACTTCAGCGTCATCTCGATACTCGATTCATGCAGCTCAACGTTGCGGTAGAACTTGAACTGTGGCAGGAGGCATTCAAGAGCGTGGAAGACATCCACACTCTCCTCAGCTTGTCCAAGCGACAGCCAAAGAACTCCATGATGGCGAACTATTACGAGAAGCTCACTCGCATTTTCCTGGTCAGCGAGAACTACCTCTTCCACGCTGCATCATGGAGCCGCTATTACAACCTGCTCAACTTGTCTGCGAGGCAAGTGGCAGCTGGCGCGGCAAAGAAGGACAATCCCAGCAACATTTCTGACACCGACCTTTCAAAGGCTGCTTCTTTCGTGCTGCTTTCTGCGCTCTCCATCCCTGTCATCAGCACTTCACGCTCTCGAGGTGCGCTGATCGATGTCGACGCCGCTCGAAACACGAAGAATGTCCGCTTGACCAATCTTCTGGGTATGAACTCGCCGCCCTCGCGTGCGATTCTGTTCAAGGATGCATTGAACAAGGACATTTTGCAACGCGCCCGCCCCGAGATCCGAGATCTGTACAACATCTTGGAGACTGACTTTCACCCTAAGTCAATTTGCGAGAAAGTTTCCCCAATTCTGTCGCAGATCGGCGCCGATGAAGAGATGAAGCGATACGTCCTCCCGCTACAGCAGGTCATCCTCACACGCCTCTTCCAGCAGCTTTCTCAAGTCTATACCGATGTCAAACTGGAAGATGTCCTGGCTCTTGCACGCTTCCCAGATCCATTCCAAGTATCTGCTGCTACCATCGAGAAGTTCATCATGAACGGCTGCAAGAAGGGGGATCTTTCCATCCGAATCGATCACTCCACCGGCATCCTGACCTTCGACTCTGATGTGTTCTCGTCGGCGAAGGCCATGCATCCGGGCTCTGGTGCTGGATCTGCTGAAGCCGATGCAAGCTCCGTACAGCGATTGCAGAGCACGCCTGCAGAGATTGTTCGATCGCAACTGTCCCGACTCTCCAAGGCACTCTATATTGCCGCACAGTACGTGGACCCCTCGTTCAACGAGGACCGCCAAAAGTCGCGTCTCGCAGCGCTCAAGCGAGCTGAAGCGGGCGCTGAAAAAGAGCACGCCGATCTCCTTGCGCGCCGAGAGATCATtcaaaagaagaaggagactgCCGCGAACGTGCAACTTGCGAGACAgagagaggaggagcagaagcGTAGAGCTCGCCAGCAGGAACTGCAGGCTGCCGAGACCGAGCGTCTAGCACAAGAGACGAGAGAGCGTGAAGAGCGCCGACTTCAGGCCGAGCGGAAGAAGGTGCAGCGtgaggaggctgagaagcAACTTCAGGAACTGAAGAAGGGGGTGAAGGGCGTGGACATTTCTGAACTCGATATCGACAACCTCGATACTGGTAAGATTCGCATGCTCAAGTTGCAGGCACTGGAACGGGAGAAGAACGAGATCGGCGACAAAGTGCGCATCGCTGGCAAGCGGATCGACCACTTGGAGCGCGCATACAGGAAAGAAGAGATCAAGCACCTTGCTGACGACTACGCCAAGCAACGCGAGCACGATTATAAGGCCTGGGAAGACAGCAAGAATGAAACCTTGGAAGCGGCGCAggagaagcacaagcagGAAGTGGCACTGAAGCATCGTTTGAGCAGACTCGTTGGACCATACGAGGGATTCAAGCGCACCATCACCGAACAACGTCATGCAGACTTTGAGAAGCGCCGTAAGGCCGCAGAACGCGAGCTCAATGCTGCCATGGACAAGAGACGACGTGAGGTTCGTGAGGCCAGAGCCAACGCGAAACGCcgagcagaggaagaggagcgcgCTCGacgtgaggaggaggaacgtGCacgcatcgaagaagaagaagctgctcgtgCCGCTGAAGAAAAGAGAATCAAAGACGCCGAGGCCAAGGCGGACGCAGAGAGACGTCGCCAGGAGCGTGCAGAGGCGGCCAAGAAGCAAATGGAGcgtgaggaggaagcagagCGTAGACGCCTTGAGCGCAAGCaaggtggtgctgctgccggTGCTGGCGCTGCTTCTAGGACATTCGAGCGCCGTGCTGAGCCTGGCCCTGAGCCGATCGCGTCCTCAGGCCCTCCCCGCCTGGCGCTTGCTGGCAACAAGCCTTCATGGCGCGAGCGTGAGGCGATGAAGACCGCACAAGGAGGCGCGCCTGCGAGCGAGACTGCTGCCCCGGCCGAAGAGCGTGCGCCTGCGGAGGCGACTCAGCCAAAGCGGAGTGGCTACATTCCGCCCGCCCTACGTGGCAAAGCTCCCGGCTCCGATTCTGCATCACCCGCCGCTGAACCCAAGACTGAGCGATGGCAACCGCGACCTCGCCCTGCGGAGGGTGAGCGCGAGCCTGCGGGCGACCGGTGGGCTTCTCGACGGCAGGGAGAGACTCCGAGAGGAGACACCCCTCCCGCTCCAGCAGGTGGTGCGTACAAGCCGCCGTCTCAACGCACTGGTGGCGCATACAGGCCTCCAGGAGCACGTTAA